In Alnus glutinosa chromosome 7, dhAlnGlut1.1, whole genome shotgun sequence, the sequence tAATAGCAATCCAACCATAGCTCCATAAATGATCCTTAATGGCGGAGAAGGCAATCAAAAATACTGTCAACGAAGCTGATTGTAGCGGCACATAGTGGACAATGTGGGTATCAAGAAATTCATTTTAACTTAGCTCCTTACCGGCTTATGATGAAGCTAAGGAGactatgctctgtttgtttcgttgtaaaatggtttatgtaataaaatattttcaggaaaatcatatttcagaaaaaatattttctattgaaatcatttttcgataTTTAGCGCAtatggaaaattacaaatatttttttatatttttattcaatcatattaatttataaaaatcaaattgtattcacaacataaaaaaatattaatgtaaaataatataaaaaatttattttttataaatatttttattcaattggTGCTGGATTCCGGTGAAGATCGTTAGAATATGGCACAAAATTTATCAAGTATTTTCGGTTAaacagaaatttttttcaattgactattattttcgtccttaccaaataccgaaaaatgtcaaaatcattttttaaaaataattttacgcAGAATCAAACAGAGCATAAGAGATAATTGTACAATTGGCGTAGGAAATACCATATGGGGCAGTTAGGTTAAAGACCGAGATCGAATATTTTTTCGGGGTCTAGAACTAGATCTGAAATTTGACGTCATTCATTCAAACTATAATATTTTTTGTCACTGTTCAACTATAATCggctttttttaatttatttttccacTTTGACGTTTAGGCTTGAAATGATAATGGATCTTTGACCCTTTTGAGTTATGGGCTCGTTCTTAGGAAGGCCCTTTAGAATAAATATTTTACTATATGGACTTGGACTTTAGATTATCCATAACGATTTTATTGGGCTTGAATTGGACCCTCGGCCCAAACCCAATACAACCCTTCCAACTTGAGGTGTAATCCCTCGTCGTATTGGAGTCCTAAACGAAACCATGATCACAGAATAAAGGAACGCCGAGGCGAGGATAAGTGGGACCGGTCGAATCAGAAATGGTTACCCACCTCACAATCCCCTCCTTCAGTGCGCAATCTCTGTTTCTTGGAGAAAAAAATCAAGTAGAAGAAcacgacgaagaagaagaagaagaagaagaggaagaggagaaaatcaagaaagtgaagaagccGCCATGGTTTCAgtagcagcagcagcaacaacagcGACGAGATCACCATCGCATCTCCTATTCTCAAGCTCTCGTTCCCTCTCTCCTTTCCAACAATGCGTTTTTGACTCAAAGACACTCGTTTCGTGTCCCAACAACAGTAATAGTAAGAAGAAACATGTCGCTGCCGGGGTTCGGTGCATGGCTGTGGGCACAACAGAGGCGGgcgcgaagaagaagaagggtgcgtttgagattgaaACGCTGACGAACTGGTTGTTGAAGCAAGAACAGGCGGGTGTGATCGATGCCGAGCTCACTATTGTGCTGTCCAGCATCTCCATGGCGTGCAAGCAGATTGCTTCGTTGGTTCAGAGAGCTAGCATTTCCAACCTCACTGGGATTCAGGGTGCTGTTAACATTCAAGGGGAGGACCAGAAGAAACTTGATGTTGTCTCGAATGAGGTTTGTAtagcttcctttttctttttctctctctctctctctctctctttcttcttcttctttttttcttttctttttctttttttctttttttaaataaaaaaaaaagagcaatatAATGGGAAAAAGGGCAACAAAAAATGCTAAATGCAAAGCCTCTAacgtgaaaataaaaattactattgaattttaaataaattacaattgAATTATGAAtccaataataaattttaactaatattctaaccatattttcacataaataatatgttttaaaagcCTGCACAATTGGTTATTTATGTGaaagtaaataatattaataaatattgaCAACTACCCATTATTTCCGATTAATAACCATCCCGTCCATAGACTCTAAACAGCAAACAACATGGGTTAACATGTGAAttgctttgtttttgtgtttcatTGAGAGCATTAATTAACATCGATCGCTAGGAAGGCTTTGGAACATTGGTGATGGGCCTGATGGCCCTTCAGAAAAATAACCCAAAACAAGATAAACTTCCGTTGCCGGGACTTGAACCCGGGTCTCTCGGGTGAGAGCCGAGTATACTAACCAACTAGACTACAACGGAATGATGTTCTTGACCATCCAAGTTTGCaggcatattttattttctctagtCCCATTATGTGGACAACTACAATAATTTGGCATTGATGACAGGTTTTCTCTAATTGCTTGAGATCAAGTGGAAGAACGGGGATCATAGCGTCAGAGGAAGAGGATGTGCCTGTAGCAGTGGAAGAGAGCTACTCCGGCAACTACATAGTTGTATTTGACCCTCTTGATGGCTCATCAAACATTGATGCAGCAGTGTCCACCGGTTCTATTTTTGGAATATACAGCCCAAATGATGAGTGTCTCGCTGATCATGGCGACGATGCCACTGTACGTCAACCTCCATCTCTTCACGTACGttaaatcaattttaaattaaggatttaatcaataatttaaCGTATAATGGCATTTGGCAGCTTGACAACGTGGAACAGAGGTGCGTCGTAAGCGTGTGCCAACCAGGAAGCAACCTTCTTGCTGCTGGCTACTGCATGTATTCAAGCTCCGTCATCTTTGTGCTAACAATTGGAAAGGGTGTGTTTGCATTCTCCTTGGACCCAATGTACGGGGAATTCGTGTTAACTCAGGAGAATATCCAGATACCTAAAGCAGGAAAAATCTACTCATTCAATGAAGGGAACTATCAGCTTTGGGATGACAAGTTGAAGAAGTACATTGATGATCTCAAGGACCCCGGCCCTACTGGCAAGCCTTATTCTGCTC encodes:
- the LOC133872321 gene encoding fructose-1,6-bisphosphatase, chloroplastic-like — its product is MVSVAAAATTATRSPSHLLFSSSRSLSPFQQCVFDSKTLVSCPNNSNSKKKHVAAGVRCMAVGTTEAGAKKKKGAFEIETLTNWLLKQEQAGVIDAELTIVLSSISMACKQIASLVQRASISNLTGIQGAVNIQGEDQKKLDVVSNEVFSNCLRSSGRTGIIASEEEDVPVAVEESYSGNYIVVFDPLDGSSNIDAAVSTGSIFGIYSPNDECLADHGDDATLDNVEQRCVVSVCQPGSNLLAAGYCMYSSSVIFVLTIGKGVFAFSLDPMYGEFVLTQENIQIPKAGKIYSFNEGNYQLWDDKLKKYIDDLKDPGPTGKPYSARYIGSLVGDFHRTLLYGGIYGYPRDKKSKNGKLRLLYECAPMSFIVEQAGGKGSDGHNRVLDIKPLEIHQRVPLYIGSQEEVEKLEKYLA